From Mus musculus strain NOD/ShiLtJ chromosome 6 genomic scaffold, GRCm38.p6 alternate locus group NOD/ShiLtJ MMCHR6_CHORI29_IDD6_1+2, a single genomic window includes:
- the Resf1 gene encoding retroelement silencing factor 1, protein MNWNTKQENVPKPPPYSKTQSSILQHFLMTSTTSQSSFNYSPHNQEASQTSFNYSLHNQEACMYSGNSNSVSQPLLSGRNYITPQTQISVSNMPTRTIVASQSSMERVVSTNGKGPQQPNHNLQTVSSGIMQNVWLPSHTEATISHNPDGGTNMPYMHPPQNQLVTSDTYSMQLQMAPLHSGKVPMTHQGSQGLNHFIPDQLVDWTQYTSNELSYPEYRPPPKQYSYILPATTSLQVKNNQLPTYTQSLQSKHSVPLSSHQYAAEASKRLSALPYSCRYENQHVQNAQPVSKHLPMEVPQSSEVHSSEKKKDTYRGFKQQWQNPNEKVSIGQFSEVKINIKQPYSESVRPSGDGVQALVQNNQEKRKYTYNPNTNQVIDTNATKEKLVRDIKSLVEIKKKFSELARKIKINKSLLMAAGCSKTANTSYTEPIQHSEFSAKEMSAKNGNDCSMELLATCLSLWKNQPSKTTEENVPKPLEEKQCNTSRISTTVVGSANPTNEVHVKSLCSGVGNSQKMMSSSQTVLPVLIPSCESSGVAVGKGTELQIAVVSPLVLSDTNTLPGKDSVPEVLPETLYPVVKEGSVCSLQTQPTETVALPFDVIGAVASNNISAEIPLPVDKEKQHKPIQGDPDIADSSLGKHSPLGTEVLPKPMDSTIVSGPMLQIESICSLAEGDVSYNSQIAEIFNSVQTEPQKPSPNQVIDSQQEQVYDTTENKDFSLQKDKCVQCTDVPHEVPEQPEPLQPEEPASSEYVEANREATEESCREYTGRKESTAKDVCLPAAIQQDPHPRETDMFSKSDHSLPAINEINDESEPISYLHDQLSELLKEFPYGIETFNRHEVSLDQQKTHKIVENQTGGKTSNVSGDSTDQIKITVLNSEQIKELFPEDDQPCDKLAEPENKEIVAEVKSPCDSQIPREESHDLGMLDPEKDKIHCCALGWLSMVYEGVPQCHCSSTEKKEKDQCLDINSSKQGEQPCNSGITIFEINPVSNNSKTPLTQATEEGHFSAVHGEKTKASKTKDNREGQELACHFSAKCYKKDKKGNFKIRHDTSLKMEQKLKNISSKCDIPNPSKCNKIAAPEILHVTTSNSAKNMPFSKQASQESLQKKHTSQDLGPVKAPIELSSNTDPCRSNTSSVQSVSPEKKKLKFKAGGSRLKYFEKRKTDHVIIPDVEIKKKKYEKQEQNKNAGDTLKLCSILTESNERASVQEKTVPSPESSDPKGSSSKSTRVITVQEYLQRQKDKQITGNNASRNICVETVLCDSGHTKTSKHSAAVSWGKLVEGQSISAETAKELEHNSSSHGKDFKIHHSEASRTHSVSNNNKGKFDGKQPDKMFKNKTSMNNESNQMPLQVKEQRKQYLNRVAFKCTERESICLTKLDSASKKLSIEKKSGEYTSKTKDTDKPSMLEFKLCPDVLLKNTSTVDKQDCPGPGPEKEQAPVQVSGIKSTKEDWLKCIPTRTKMPESSQRDSADSRLSKRSLSADEFEILQNPVKESNIMFRTYKKMYLEKRSRSLGSSPVK, encoded by the exons ATGAATTGGAATACAAAACAAGAGAATGTTCCCAAACCCCCACCATATTCTAAAACCCAGTCATCTATCTTGCAGcattttttaatgacttctacaaCATCTCAAAGTTCTTTCAACTATTCTCCCCATAACCAAGAAGCATCTCAAACTTCTTTCAACTATTCTCTCCATAACCAAGAAGCATGCATGTATTCTGGGAATTCAAATTCAGTTTCACAGCCACTTCTGAGCGGCAGAAATTATATAACTCCTCAGACTCAGATCTCTGTTTCTAATATGCCTACCAGAACAATTGTGGCCTCACAGTCTTCAATGGAAAGAGTTGTATCTACAAATGGTAAAGGACCACAACAACCAAACCACAATTTGCAAACAGTGTCTTCAGGAATTATGCAGAATGTCTGGTTGCCTTCCCATACAGAAGCAACCATATCTCATAATCCCGACGGAGGGACTAATATGCCTTACATGCATCCACCACAGAATCAGCTTGTCACATCAGATACCTATTCTATGCAACTACAAATGGCTCCTTTACATTCTGGAAAAGTACCTATGACACATCAAGGAAGTCAGGGACTTAATCACTTCATACCAGATCAGTTGGTTGACTGGACACAGTATACATCCAACGAACTTTCTTATCCTGAATACAGGCCACCTCCAAAGCAATACTCCTACATACTGCCAGCTACTACATCATTACAAGTTAAAAATAATCAGCTCCCAACTTATACACAGAGCTTACAGTCAAAGCATTCTGTACCTTTGTCATCACATCAGTATGCTGCAGAAGCCAGCAAAAGACTCTCTGCCCTTCCTTACAGCTGTAGATATGAAAACCAACATGTGCAGAATGCTCAGCCTGTTTCTAAACACTTGCCTATGGAAGTTCCTCAGAGTTCAGAAGTGCACTcatctgaaaaaaagaaagatacttaCAGAGGCTTTAAGCAGCAGTGGCAGAACCCTAATGAGAAAGTCAGCATTGGACAATTCTCTGAGGTGAAAATAAATATCAAGCAGCCTTACAGTGAATCTGTTAGACCTTCTGGGGATGGTGTTCAGGCACTTGTtcaaaataatcaagaaaaaagaaaatatacctaCAATCCTAATACAAATCAAGTAATAGATACAAATGCCACAAAAGAAAAGCTGGTGAGGGATATTAAATCTCTAGTAGAAATCAAAAAGAAGTTTTCAGAACTtgcaagaaaaattaaaattaataaaagtctTTTGATGGCAGCTGGTTGTAGTAAAACAGCTAATACTTCTTATACTGAACCAATTCAGCATTCTGAATTTTCAGCAAAAGAAATGTCTGCTAAAAATGGCAATGACTGTTCCATGGAATTGCTAGCAACATGTCTTTCTCTTTGGAAAAACCAACCTTCAAAAACCACAGAAGAAAATGTTCCAAAACCTTTAGAAGAAAAACAGTGTAACACATCAAGAATCAGTACAACCGTAGTGGGCAGTGCCAATCCCACAAATGAAGTTCATGTTAAGAGTTTGTGTTCTGGTGTTGGAAATTCTCAGAAAATGATGAGCTCATCACAAACAGTATTGCCAGTTCTCATACCGAGCTGTGAGTCTTCCGGTGTAGCTGTAGGAAAAGGAACAGAGCTTCAGATTGCTGTGGTGTCGCCTTTAGTTCTTTCAGATACTAATACCTTACCTGGAAAAGACTCAGTGCCTGAAGTTTTACCTGAAACACTGTATCCAGTTGTTAAGGAAGGTAGTGTTTGTAGCTTACAAACCCAACCAACAGAAACTGTTGCTTTACCTTTTGATGTTATAGGAGCTGTAGCAAGTAATAACATATCAGCAGAGATTCCTCTGCCTGTTGATAAGGAAAAGCAGCACAAACCAATACAGGGTGATCCAGACATAGCTGATAGCAGCTTAGGAAAACACTCTCCCCTGGGCACTGAAGTTCTGCCTAAGCCTATGGATAGCACCATTGTGAGTGGACCTATGTTACAAATCGAAAGTATCTGTTCTCTTGCAGAAGGGGATGTATCTTACAATTCCCAGATAGCTGAGATATTCAACTCTGTACAAACTGAGCCCCAGAAACCTTCACCTAATCAGGTAATTGATAGTCAACAAGAACAAGTATATGATACCACTGAAAATAAAGACTTTAGCTTACAGAAAGATAAGTGTGTACAGTGTACAGATGTTCCTCATGAGGTCCCTGAGCAGCCAGAGCCTCTGCAGCCTGAAGAGCCAGCATCTAGTGAGTATGTGGAAGCAAACAGAGAAGCCACAGAGGAAAGCTGTAGGGAGTACACTGGTAGAAAAGAAAGTACAGCTAAGGATGTATGTTTACCAGCTGCTATTCAGCAGGATCCTCACCCTCGGGAAACTGATATGTTCAGTAAATCAGACCACAGTCTTCCTGCAATAAATGAGATTAATGATGAAAGTGAACCTATCTCATACCTACATGACCAGCTGTCAGAGCTTTTAAAAGAGTTCCCTTATGGCATTGAAACTTTTAACAGACATGAAGTGTCTTTGGACCAACAAAAGACACATAAAATCGTAGAAAATCAAACTGGTGGTAAAACTAGTAATGTGTCTGGGGATAGCACAGACCAAATAAAAATTACAGTATTAAACTCTGAACAAATCAAAGAACTATTTCCTGAAGATGATCAGCCCTGTGACAAGTTGGCGGAACCTGAGAATAAAGAAATTGTTGCGGAAGTAAAGAGCCCATGTGACTCACAGATTCCTAGAGAAGAAAGTCATGACCTTGGAATGTTGGATCCAGAGAAAGACAAAATCCATTGCTGTGCCTTGGGTTGGCTCTCAATGGTGTATGAAGGTGTGCCACAGTGTCATTGCAGTTCtacagaaaagaaggagaaagaccaGTGTTTGGACATCAACAGCAGCAAACAAGGAGAGCAGCCCTGCAATAGTGGAATCACTATTTTTGAAATTAATCCTGTTTCTAATAACTCAAAAACTCCTCTGACCCAAGCAACTGAGGAAGGCCATTTTTCTGCAGTGCATGGTGAAAAGACCAAAGCAtctaaaacaaaagacaacaggGAGGGACAGGAATTAGCCTGTCATTTTTCAGCTAAATGttacaaaaaagataaaaaaggtaattttaaaataaggcaTGATACCTCACTGAAAATGGagcaaaaactaaaaaatatttcATCTAAATGTGACATACCAAACCCCTCAAAATGCAATAAGATAGCAGCCCCTGAAATACTTCACGTAACAACTTCTAACTCTGCTAAAAATATGCCATTTTCTAAACAAGCCTCTCAGGAAAGCCTACAGAAGAAACACACGTCCCAAGACTTGGGTCCAGTAAAAGCACCTATAGAACTTTCGTCAAACACAGATCCGTGCAGGAGTAATACCTCTTCAGTACAGTCAGtatcaccagaaaagaaaaaactaaaattcAAAGCAGGTGGCTCCAGgttgaaatattttgaaaaaagaaagacggATCACGTTATTATTCCAGatgtagaaataaaaaagaagaaatatgaaaagcaagaacagaacaaaaatgcTGGAGACACACTCAAATTGTGCAGTATTCTTACAGAGTCAAATGAAAGAGCCAGTGTTCAAGAAAAGACAGTTCCAAGTCCTGAGTCCTCAGACCCAAAGGGTAGCTCCTCTAAGAGTACTAGAGTTATAACAGTGCAGGAATATTTACAACggcagaaagacaaacaaataacTGGGAATAATGCTTCCAGAAACATCTGTGTAGAAACTGTGCTATGTGACTCGGGGCACACGAAGACCAGTAAGCATTCTGCAGCAGTAAGCTGGGGAAAGTTAGTTGAGGGGCAGAGTATCAGTGCAGAGACTGCAAAAGAACTGGAACATAATTCTAGCAGCCATGGTAAAGACTTCAAGATCCATCACTCTGAGGCGTCTAGAACACACAGTGTgtcaaataataataaaggaaagtTTGATGGGAAGCAGCctgataaaatgtttaaaaataagacCAGTATGAATAATGAGTCCAACCAGATGCCTCTCCAggtaaaagaacaaaggaaacagTACTTGAATCGAGTTGCGTTTAAATGCACAGAACGGGAAAGCATATGTCTCACCAAATTGGATAGTGCATCCAAGAAGCTTAGTATAGAGAAAAAGAGTGGGGAATATACATCTAAGACAAAAGACACAGACAAACCTAGTATGCTGGAGTTTAAATTATGTCCAGATGTGCTATTGAAGAATACAAGCACTGTTGACAAGCAGGAttgtcctggtcctggtcctgagAAAGAGCAAGCACCTGTGCAAG TTTCAGGAATAAAAAGTACAAAAGAAGACTGGTTAAAATGCATCCCTACAAGGACAAAGATGCCTGAATCAAGTCAAAGAG ataGTGCTGACTCAAGACTTTCTAAGAGAAGCCTCAGTGCAGATGAATTTGAAATACTACAAAACCCAGTAAAAGAATCAAATATCATGTTCCGGACCTACAAAAAGATGTACCTTGAGAAGAGAAGCAGAAGCCTCGGGAGTAGTCCAGTTAAATAG